In the genome of Triticum urartu cultivar G1812 chromosome 5, Tu2.1, whole genome shotgun sequence, one region contains:
- the LOC125555665 gene encoding pathogenesis-related protein PRB1-2-like — translation MEASKLALLVMLAMAAVMSDPCNAQNSPHDYVIAHNVARAAVGLGPVTWDASVAAYAASYARQRSGDCKLVHSKAPQYGENLFWGSGKHWTAAQAVKIWADEKANYNYASNSCAAGKQCGHYTQIVWRNSTHIGCARLLCDHNAGVFITCNYSPPGNYIGQRPY, via the coding sequence ATGGAGGCATCTAAACTCGCCCTTTTGGTCATGCTCGCAATGGCAGCCGTGATGTCTGACCCCTGCAATGCCCAGAACTCGCCACACGACTACGTCATCGCCCACAACGTCGCTCGCGCCGCCGTGGGCTTGGGCCCTGTGACCTGGGACGCGTCCGTGGCGGCCTATGCGGCGAGCTACGCAAGGCAGCGCTCCGGCGATTGCAAGCTGGTGCACTCAAAGGCACCACAGTACGGGGAGAACCTCTTCTGGGGCTCCGGCAAGCACTGGACGGCGGCGCAGGCCGTGAAGATATGGGCCGACGAGAAGGCCAACTACAACTACGCCTCCAACAGCTGCGCCGCCGGGAAGCAGTGCGGGCACTACACGCAGATAGTGTGGCGCAACTCAACGCATATCGGCTGCGCGCGTCTGCTCTGCGACCACAACGCCGGCGTGTTCATCACTTGCAATTACAGCCCTCCGGGCAACTACATTGGGCAGAGGCCATATTGA